From Gimesia panareensis, the proteins below share one genomic window:
- a CDS encoding DUF1501 domain-containing protein translates to MLSPDPWLNLKRRHFLQSTACGLGGMALNSLLARDGLAESTSLNAVNPLAVKSPHFKPRAKNVIFIFMSGGPSQMDLFDPKPELQKLHGQPVPESFLKGIQDALIKSTAQVMASPRKFKKYGDSGLDFSDNLPHLGTCADDLCMIRTVQTDVSNHHPAQMLMNSGSTMFDRPSMGSWVTYGLGSESENLPGYVVLLSNSGKGVDGGSSLWTNGILPSTYRGVTFRSRGEAILYLSNPQGVSPEMQQDRINAIRDLNAMRYDQVGDPEIGSRIAAYELAYRMQTAAPDLLDFSDESKSTLNMYGIDNETTNWFGSNALLARRMIERGVRFVQLYHSTWDDHSNLDKNLKTNCDMTDQPSAALIKDLKQRGLLEDTLVIWGGEFGRTPMTEVRRGSSPGREGRDHHPFSFTMLMAGGGVKAGTVIGKTDELGFYPVEQPVHLHNLHATILHQLGFDHTKLVVKHKGLDYRLTGVEGEVLDMLLA, encoded by the coding sequence ATGCTATCACCTGATCCCTGGCTCAATCTGAAACGACGACATTTTCTGCAATCGACCGCCTGTGGGCTGGGGGGGATGGCACTCAACAGTCTTTTAGCGCGTGATGGCCTGGCAGAGTCGACATCGCTTAATGCGGTCAATCCATTGGCGGTCAAGTCACCACATTTCAAGCCTCGCGCTAAAAATGTGATCTTTATCTTCATGTCGGGCGGACCGAGCCAGATGGATCTGTTCGATCCCAAACCAGAATTACAGAAACTGCATGGTCAGCCGGTGCCTGAGTCCTTTCTGAAAGGGATCCAGGACGCCCTCATCAAATCGACCGCGCAAGTGATGGCTTCACCGCGCAAGTTCAAGAAGTACGGAGACTCAGGCCTCGATTTTTCAGACAACCTGCCGCATTTGGGGACCTGTGCCGATGATCTCTGTATGATCCGTACGGTTCAGACTGACGTGAGCAACCATCACCCGGCCCAGATGCTGATGAACAGCGGCTCGACGATGTTTGACCGCCCCAGTATGGGTTCCTGGGTGACCTACGGACTGGGAAGCGAATCTGAAAACCTGCCCGGTTATGTCGTCCTGCTGTCGAATTCAGGGAAGGGAGTCGACGGCGGTTCTTCGCTGTGGACGAATGGAATTCTCCCATCCACCTATCGCGGGGTGACCTTTCGCAGTCGGGGTGAGGCGATTCTGTATCTCTCTAACCCCCAGGGAGTTTCACCAGAGATGCAGCAGGATCGCATCAACGCGATCCGGGATCTGAATGCCATGCGGTATGATCAGGTGGGAGATCCGGAAATCGGCTCGCGCATCGCGGCTTACGAACTGGCGTATCGGATGCAGACTGCCGCACCGGATCTGCTGGATTTCAGTGATGAGTCAAAGTCGACCCTCAATATGTACGGGATAGATAACGAGACGACCAACTGGTTTGGCAGTAATGCACTGCTGGCCCGCCGCATGATTGAGCGGGGAGTCCGCTTCGTGCAGCTGTATCATTCCACCTGGGACGATCATTCGAATCTCGACAAAAACCTGAAGACGAACTGCGATATGACCGACCAGCCCTCTGCCGCTTTAATCAAGGATCTGAAGCAGCGAGGGTTGCTGGAAGACACGCTCGTGATCTGGGGAGGGGAATTCGGCCGGACTCCCATGACCGAAGTCCGTCGCGGCTCTTCACCAGGCCGGGAAGGGCGGGACCATCATCCCTTCAGCTTTACCATGCTGATGGCCGGGGGCGGCGTGAAAGCCGGGACTGTCATTGGCAAAACCGATGAACTCGGCTTCTACCCGGTCGAGCAACCCGTGCACCTGCATAATCTGCATGCCACCATCCTGCATCAATTGGGCTTCGATCACACAAAGCTCGTCGTCAAGCATAAGGGGCTTGACTATCGCCTGACCGGCGTCGAGGGGGA
- a CDS encoding PSD1 and planctomycete cytochrome C domain-containing protein produces MCERFSASQHCTKWYALVFCWCIPLAGFSLPLFAENNPVKQITADHKISFAKDILPILKAHCIECHAGAEPESSFSLSTRRTALAGGNYGKAVIPRQPARSLLFQMISGTHPDKIVMPPEGERLSVREIALIRDWIQQGASWPEKLVISTETKNKSQENHWAFQPITKPELPQLKQNNWCRNEIDYFILHRLEQEQISPAATADPTTLIRRVTLDLIGLPPTPEEVAAFVNDTRPDAYERLVDRLLQSPHFGEKWARPWLDLCHYADSDGYLTDAVRPHAWRFRDWVVRSLNQNKPFDQFTIEQIAGDLLPDSPPEAQAGTGFLRQTLSNREGGADLEEFRVNKVVDRTKLMGTIWLGLTLDCCRCHNHKYDPISQKEFYQLYSFFNSAFEVNIDAPLPQDQPLLKQRQAYQQKRQALIDPIREPLEQLQREWEQKMLYAAEHPAEDHHWARAWEVMGLVWGLRSGEGQQEGLEIIKMDPAQRSQRQRDDLLDYFLARGHLVDSARFKELKLGELARNLSALRKEYPAVSRAPAMQEMRTPKQAFVHLRGSHLSPGVPVEPGTPRSLSPFQPEGKPDRLDLAHWLVSHENPLTARVTVNRIWQEYFGQGIVISSDEFGTQGDRPSHPELLDWLAWQFRENGWDVKALHRLIVTSATYRQSSKMRPEIQEKDPANRLLSHQTSLRLSAELVRDQALAVSGLLNEKTGGPCVRPPQPDSVVMEAFGSNTWEVSSGDDRYRRGLYTLILRTSPYAQSVIFDAPNPSQTCTRRDRSNTPLQALTLLNDPVFYEAAQHLGQRVVKESSGDLDQQISYAFRLCLARTPQKAERERLKALYREQIRKQPADKATPEKQAAAWTVVASVLLNLHEFITRD; encoded by the coding sequence ATGTGTGAGCGATTTTCTGCCTCCCAGCACTGTACGAAATGGTATGCGCTGGTTTTCTGCTGGTGCATTCCCCTGGCTGGCTTCTCTCTGCCGCTGTTTGCAGAAAACAATCCAGTCAAGCAGATCACAGCAGACCATAAAATCTCCTTCGCTAAAGACATTCTCCCGATCCTGAAGGCTCACTGTATCGAATGCCATGCTGGAGCTGAGCCGGAGAGCAGCTTTTCACTCAGCACGCGGCGAACCGCCCTGGCGGGAGGAAATTATGGGAAAGCCGTCATTCCCAGACAGCCCGCTCGTAGCCTGCTGTTTCAGATGATCTCGGGGACGCATCCGGACAAGATTGTGATGCCACCGGAAGGAGAGCGGCTGTCAGTGCGCGAAATTGCCCTGATCCGGGACTGGATCCAACAGGGGGCATCCTGGCCGGAAAAACTCGTTATCAGCACCGAGACAAAAAACAAATCCCAGGAGAATCACTGGGCCTTTCAGCCAATCACGAAACCAGAGCTACCGCAGCTTAAGCAGAACAATTGGTGTCGCAATGAAATTGATTATTTCATTTTGCATCGCCTGGAGCAGGAACAGATTTCCCCAGCGGCAACGGCTGATCCAACGACACTCATCCGCCGGGTCACGCTGGATCTGATCGGGTTACCTCCGACTCCGGAGGAAGTGGCAGCGTTCGTGAATGACACGCGTCCGGATGCCTATGAACGACTGGTGGATCGTCTGCTGCAGTCACCTCATTTTGGTGAGAAATGGGCGCGCCCCTGGCTGGATTTGTGTCACTATGCAGACAGTGACGGATATCTGACGGATGCGGTCCGACCTCATGCCTGGCGGTTTCGAGACTGGGTGGTGCGTTCCCTGAATCAGAACAAGCCCTTCGACCAGTTTACCATCGAACAGATCGCCGGTGACCTGCTACCCGACAGTCCACCCGAAGCGCAGGCTGGGACCGGTTTTCTCCGCCAGACCCTCAGTAACCGCGAAGGAGGGGCAGACCTGGAAGAATTTCGGGTCAATAAAGTTGTCGATCGTACCAAACTGATGGGCACCATCTGGCTGGGGCTCACGCTGGACTGCTGTCGCTGTCATAATCACAAGTACGACCCCATCAGTCAGAAGGAGTTCTATCAGCTCTACTCCTTTTTCAATTCGGCATTTGAAGTCAATATCGATGCCCCACTGCCTCAGGATCAACCTCTATTAAAGCAACGGCAGGCTTATCAGCAGAAACGTCAGGCGCTCATCGATCCGATCCGCGAACCCCTGGAACAGTTGCAGCGAGAGTGGGAGCAGAAGATGCTGTATGCGGCAGAGCATCCAGCAGAAGATCACCATTGGGCGCGTGCCTGGGAGGTGATGGGGCTGGTCTGGGGCCTCCGTTCCGGCGAAGGACAACAGGAAGGTCTGGAGATCATTAAAATGGATCCAGCCCAGCGGAGCCAGCGTCAGCGCGACGATCTGCTCGATTACTTTCTGGCTCGGGGACACCTGGTGGACAGCGCCCGATTCAAAGAGCTCAAACTGGGAGAACTCGCCAGAAATCTGTCTGCACTGCGGAAGGAATATCCGGCTGTTTCCCGGGCACCCGCGATGCAGGAAATGCGGACCCCGAAACAGGCGTTTGTGCATCTGCGCGGCTCTCATCTCTCACCAGGGGTCCCTGTAGAACCAGGGACGCCCCGCTCACTCTCTCCTTTCCAGCCGGAAGGTAAGCCGGACCGACTCGATCTGGCGCATTGGCTTGTGTCGCATGAGAATCCACTGACGGCCCGAGTGACCGTGAATCGAATCTGGCAGGAATATTTTGGTCAGGGTATCGTGATCTCCTCGGATGAATTCGGGACTCAAGGCGATCGTCCCTCACATCCAGAGTTACTGGACTGGCTGGCCTGGCAGTTCAGAGAGAATGGCTGGGATGTTAAAGCCCTGCATCGTCTGATTGTAACCTCTGCAACCTATCGCCAGTCTTCAAAAATGAGACCTGAAATACAGGAGAAAGATCCCGCCAATCGACTCCTCAGCCATCAGACGAGCCTGAGGCTCTCTGCCGAACTCGTACGCGATCAAGCGCTGGCAGTCAGTGGTTTGCTCAACGAAAAAACGGGAGGTCCCTGTGTGCGTCCTCCTCAACCCGACAGTGTGGTGATGGAAGCCTTTGGATCCAACACCTGGGAGGTCAGTTCGGGGGACGACCGCTACCGCAGGGGGCTCTATACGCTGATTTTGAGAACATCGCCTTATGCACAATCGGTAATCTTCGATGCACCGAATCCGAGCCAGACCTGCACGCGTCGGGACCGATCCAATACACCTCTGCAGGCATTAACGCTGTTGAACGATCCGGTGTTTTATGAAGCGGCACAACATCTGGGACAGAGAGTCGTCAAAGAGAGTTCCGGGGATCTGGATCAGCAGATCAGCTACGCATTCCGGCTCTGTCTGGCACGAACACCGCAGAAAGCGGAACGGGAACGTTTGAAAGCGTTGTATCGAGAGCAAATCCGGAAGCAGCCCGCTGACAAAGCGACTCCTGAAAAACAGGCAGCGGCCTGGACCGTCGTCGCCAGCGTATTACTCAACCTGCACGAATTTATTACACGGGACTGA
- a CDS encoding DUF4198 domain-containing protein, whose product MLRASEKILCYCSLLIMTVVICGCGNPAMVDESQSVEITGVVTLDGKPLNDAEVTFLPADGDPLVGPALVITDSQGSYTMSVNAPREYKVNVDRMMNGGPNPKLKEYQGEATSLTANVSADSKTFNFDLKSAQ is encoded by the coding sequence ATGTTAAGAGCATCTGAAAAAATCTTATGTTATTGCAGTCTGTTGATCATGACTGTTGTGATCTGTGGATGTGGCAATCCAGCAATGGTGGATGAGAGCCAGTCCGTAGAAATTACCGGTGTGGTCACGCTGGATGGAAAACCGCTGAATGATGCCGAGGTCACTTTTTTACCTGCTGACGGCGATCCGCTGGTGGGACCTGCCCTGGTCATTACAGACAGCCAGGGGAGCTACACGATGTCAGTGAATGCACCTCGCGAGTATAAAGTCAATGTGGACCGGATGATGAATGGCGGACCGAACCCGAAATTGAAAGAGTATCAGGGAGAGGCGACCTCACTCACGGCAAACGTTTCCGCAGACAGTAAAACCTTCAACTTTGACCTAAAGAGCGCACAGTGA
- a CDS encoding DUF1559 domain-containing protein — translation MRVLIERKRGFTLIELLVVIAIIAILIALLLPAVQQAREAARRSQCKNNLKQLGLALHNYVDTTNGVIPRGVNHYNAPSCCCVTDNGNYAHTIHTMLLPYLDQTPLYNTINFSVDPQNAANAQVRRTKVTVFLCPSALLVEDGTYAQHNYPTASANHGYGLCGRHGSDTTNGIFASRWGIVDSSSGAVYAGQMRLQNVTDGTSNTITFSEFAKGQDYVLPTSHKNNMGRSWYDPTAGYGNIGFSTRIDATPNNPKPTYSTTINWGTVGSAHEGGVHCGFMDGAVRFISENIDGRQWQALCTPRGGEVVEVP, via the coding sequence ATGCGTGTTCTAATTGAGCGTAAGCGTGGTTTTACCCTTATTGAATTGCTGGTGGTGATTGCCATCATCGCGATTCTGATTGCCCTTCTATTACCTGCGGTTCAGCAGGCGCGTGAGGCTGCCCGGCGCAGTCAGTGCAAAAACAATCTCAAGCAGCTTGGTCTGGCTTTACACAATTATGTGGATACAACCAACGGAGTGATTCCGCGTGGAGTTAACCACTACAACGCCCCTTCCTGCTGTTGTGTGACGGATAATGGTAACTACGCACATACCATTCATACCATGCTGTTGCCATATCTGGATCAGACCCCGCTTTACAACACGATCAATTTTTCTGTAGATCCACAGAATGCGGCCAATGCACAGGTTCGACGAACCAAAGTTACCGTATTTCTCTGTCCCAGCGCGCTGCTCGTTGAAGATGGTACTTACGCGCAACATAACTATCCGACTGCCAGTGCCAATCATGGTTACGGGTTGTGTGGTCGTCATGGTTCTGACACAACCAACGGTATCTTTGCCTCTCGTTGGGGGATAGTCGATTCTTCCTCGGGAGCCGTCTATGCAGGTCAGATGCGTCTGCAGAACGTCACAGATGGTACCAGTAATACGATCACATTTTCGGAGTTTGCTAAAGGGCAGGATTACGTGCTTCCCACTTCTCATAAGAATAATATGGGACGCAGCTGGTACGATCCGACAGCCGGCTACGGAAATATCGGCTTCTCAACCCGCATCGACGCGACCCCCAACAATCCCAAGCCAACCTATAGTACAACCATTAACTGGGGAACTGTGGGCAGTGCTCACGAGGGGGGCGTGCATTGTGGCTTTATGGACGGTGCCGTTCGCTTTATCAGTGAAAATATTGATGGTCGACAGTGGCAGGCACTCTGTACTCCCCGAGGTGGTGAGGTTGTTGAGGTTCCCTGA
- a CDS encoding tetratricopeptide repeat protein, with protein sequence MRKRLYVITGIFCLAGLVWVASSKQRKPAPAQMRAIIKSAEQLLTAKKIDQAIEELQDLAEVAPENEQAAFLLGHCYYQKKNYADAARYFLKISADSELYQPALINAAKACLQSANMEQAEAALQRFLEVSPNSPQAITELQWLYFNQLRLREAQNLLRAKLLQAENPYPLLYHLLQMEFKPPIAQESIALLKRINQAEPGQASILLALGYCHWKLGQIEQARDLIEQSLTINPERLETILTAADFYLETGDEQKCETILQPQKAYPVELEKLLQQDDRWHFLKCRLYFQQKELPRALEEMQLALKINPHEIQYLQQCGTIHQASGHYEEAQQMFQKVKILASSHQQLYQIVASGALENPTREDCQQIASYLETLGKPLQARLWKEIASSI encoded by the coding sequence TTGCGCAAACGCCTTTATGTAATCACAGGAATCTTCTGCCTGGCCGGTCTGGTCTGGGTGGCAAGCTCAAAGCAACGCAAGCCGGCTCCCGCACAAATGCGCGCCATTATCAAATCGGCAGAACAACTGCTGACTGCAAAAAAAATTGATCAGGCGATTGAGGAATTACAGGATCTGGCCGAGGTGGCCCCCGAGAATGAGCAGGCCGCTTTTCTGTTGGGGCATTGTTATTATCAAAAGAAGAACTATGCAGATGCTGCCAGATACTTTTTGAAAATCTCAGCCGACTCAGAGTTGTACCAGCCTGCTCTGATCAATGCAGCCAAAGCCTGCCTGCAGTCTGCAAACATGGAACAGGCCGAAGCGGCCCTCCAACGGTTTCTGGAAGTCTCCCCCAACTCTCCGCAAGCGATCACGGAACTGCAGTGGCTCTATTTCAATCAGCTCCGTTTGCGCGAGGCACAAAACCTCTTGCGCGCCAAATTACTCCAGGCAGAGAATCCTTACCCTCTGCTGTATCATCTTCTGCAAATGGAGTTCAAACCACCCATTGCTCAGGAGTCGATCGCTCTGCTGAAACGAATCAACCAGGCAGAGCCTGGGCAGGCATCAATCCTGCTGGCTCTGGGATATTGCCACTGGAAACTGGGACAGATTGAACAGGCCCGTGATCTGATCGAACAATCTCTGACGATCAATCCAGAACGCCTGGAAACAATTCTGACTGCGGCCGATTTCTACCTCGAAACTGGCGACGAACAGAAATGTGAAACCATTCTGCAACCACAGAAAGCGTATCCGGTAGAACTTGAGAAACTATTACAGCAGGATGACCGCTGGCATTTCCTGAAATGTCGACTGTACTTTCAGCAGAAAGAACTTCCTCGTGCCCTGGAAGAAATGCAGCTTGCACTCAAGATAAATCCGCATGAAATTCAATATCTGCAACAGTGTGGAACAATTCATCAGGCGTCCGGCCACTACGAAGAAGCACAACAGATGTTTCAGAAAGTAAAAATCCTGGCATCCAGCCATCAGCAACTCTACCAGATTGTCGCCAGTGGCGCGCTCGAAAATCCGACCAGAGAAGATTGTCAGCAGATTGCCTCATATCTGGAAACACTGGGAAAACCGCTGCAGGCCCGCCTGTGGAAAGAAATTGCATCATCCATCTGA
- a CDS encoding CRTAC1 family protein: protein MFAHHGKEIACLLLLWLLPFCAGSGCSDEPAVSIESAHQADENRSEAASAPTATVDLTSPFRFTEIAKASGIDFTYYGNPSPEHYMVEQNGGGVACLDYDLDGQLDLFFSNGSHFEQPAEKTGQTHQLYRATGQQGKSLQYEPVAALAGVNHSGFGMGVACGDYDNDGFVDLYLCAYGKNIFWQNNGDGTFTEITDLTGTGDAQHWGTSAAFADLDGDGDLDLYVTNYVDYDKTDPPCYTTLHGERIKISCGPIGRTAQPDILFENSGDGLFVDRSAAAGITRPEAGKGLAVQIVDLDDDGLLDIFVANDMTDNFFFHNTGKLTFEEQALLQGVAVGDNGMPQSSMGIACADFNRNGRFDLFVTNFENSPNDFYEQIDSGVFVSSNTRLGLDTNSRPKLAFGTIAADFNLDQWPDLFIANGHIWNLSDGQTEHDYEMTQQVYLNQQGKRFRDVSPTAGPYFQKRLLGRAVASADLDNDGDTDLVTSPELKPVALLRNDSPRTGNSVSVRLIGTNSVREPLGVSLKATIEGVEQLFCIPAGGSFQSSNDPRVIIPTGQARQIDQLTVIWPDGKSEHWKQIPVQQFITLIQGNQ from the coding sequence TTGTTCGCCCATCATGGTAAAGAGATCGCCTGTCTGTTGCTGCTCTGGTTACTCCCGTTCTGTGCAGGATCGGGATGCAGCGATGAGCCTGCTGTCTCAATCGAATCTGCTCATCAGGCTGACGAAAACAGGTCAGAAGCCGCCTCGGCACCAACAGCTACAGTGGATCTCACCAGTCCCTTTCGATTCACAGAGATTGCAAAAGCGTCCGGGATCGACTTTACCTACTATGGGAACCCCAGCCCGGAACATTACATGGTGGAACAGAACGGGGGAGGAGTCGCCTGCCTGGATTATGATCTGGACGGCCAACTGGATCTTTTCTTTTCAAACGGATCCCACTTCGAGCAACCTGCAGAGAAAACAGGCCAGACCCATCAGTTGTACCGAGCGACCGGTCAACAGGGGAAATCCCTGCAGTATGAACCGGTCGCAGCTCTCGCGGGGGTCAATCATTCCGGCTTTGGAATGGGAGTCGCCTGCGGTGACTATGACAACGACGGATTTGTCGATCTTTACCTCTGTGCGTATGGGAAGAACATCTTCTGGCAGAACAACGGAGATGGAACCTTCACCGAGATCACCGACCTGACCGGTACAGGTGATGCGCAGCACTGGGGGACCAGCGCTGCGTTTGCCGACCTGGACGGAGATGGGGACCTCGATTTGTACGTCACGAATTATGTGGATTATGACAAAACTGATCCCCCCTGCTATACCACCTTGCACGGTGAGCGAATCAAAATTTCATGCGGTCCCATCGGTCGTACCGCGCAGCCGGATATCTTATTTGAGAATTCTGGTGATGGTCTCTTCGTCGACCGTTCTGCAGCAGCAGGAATCACCAGACCGGAAGCCGGCAAAGGACTGGCTGTCCAGATTGTCGACCTGGACGATGATGGCTTGCTCGATATCTTTGTCGCCAATGATATGACGGACAATTTCTTTTTTCACAATACCGGCAAACTGACGTTTGAGGAGCAGGCACTGCTGCAGGGAGTCGCTGTCGGCGATAACGGCATGCCACAATCCTCCATGGGGATTGCCTGTGCCGACTTCAACAGGAACGGCCGTTTTGACCTGTTTGTCACCAACTTTGAAAATTCCCCTAATGATTTTTATGAACAGATCGATTCCGGTGTCTTTGTAAGCAGCAATACGCGTCTGGGGCTGGACACAAACTCGCGCCCCAAACTGGCGTTCGGAACAATCGCCGCTGATTTCAATCTCGATCAATGGCCCGATCTGTTCATCGCCAATGGGCATATCTGGAATTTGAGTGATGGCCAGACCGAGCATGACTATGAAATGACTCAACAGGTTTACCTGAACCAGCAGGGCAAACGCTTTCGAGATGTCTCCCCAACCGCGGGCCCCTATTTCCAGAAGCGTCTGCTGGGGCGTGCCGTCGCGTCTGCAGACCTCGACAACGATGGTGATACTGACCTGGTCACCTCTCCCGAATTGAAACCGGTCGCCCTGCTGCGGAATGACAGTCCCCGGACAGGTAACAGTGTTTCTGTCAGACTCATTGGGACAAACTCCGTTCGGGAACCGCTGGGGGTCTCACTGAAAGCGACGATCGAGGGAGTCGAACAACTCTTCTGTATTCCGGCAGGAGGAAGCTTTCAGAGTTCCAATGACCCGCGAGTAATCATTCCTACGGGCCAGGCCAGGCAGATTGATCAGCTCACAGTCATCTGGCCTGACGGAAAGTCAGAACACTGGAAGCAGATCCCTGTCCAGCAATTCATCACACTCATCCAGGGAAATCAGTGA
- a CDS encoding carboxypeptidase regulatory-like domain-containing protein, producing MKGKPLVSATVTFVPQGETKGVECVGFTDESGKFKLKQVRGGEGAPPGSYKVVINHFVKGDGSPIKIDGSEPPANLGAVESLPIKYSSFLDSKLTAQVNDAGGEFTFDLK from the coding sequence ATGAAAGGTAAACCTCTGGTTTCTGCAACGGTGACTTTCGTACCACAGGGAGAAACCAAAGGAGTCGAGTGTGTTGGCTTCACGGATGAATCCGGCAAATTCAAATTAAAACAGGTCCGAGGTGGGGAAGGGGCTCCTCCCGGCAGCTATAAAGTTGTCATCAATCATTTTGTGAAGGGAGATGGTTCTCCGATCAAAATCGATGGTTCAGAGCCTCCAGCTAATCTCGGTGCTGTTGAATCACTGCCGATCAAATACAGCAGTTTTCTGGACTCTAAACTGACAGCCCAGGTCAACGATGCCGGAGGCGAATTTACTTTCGACCTCAAATAG
- a CDS encoding DUF1559 domain-containing protein, with the protein MSKSLRPKRGFTLIELLVVIAIIAILIALLLPAVQQAREAARRSQCKNNLKQLGLALHNYHETFSVLPPAHIGRCTTPRLMASGLTMLLPYIDQAPLYNMYNSSGCATTHSSITSGTTGTLSAGDDPVTNGNAAVVKTLVTVFLCPSDDGTYFIPSTTGSYGISATNTGTGGAKTNYDFITITPYNSCENWTLTAPTSRCMFGDNSKCRLDDVKDGTSNTLMMGETTRTVYNGGTNAWGYRGHVMVGLNLVSYPINRFYYSSLSPPELPQGKLGSWAYAGSLHTGGAHFLLADGSVHFLSENIDTTTRQNLARMADGKIIGEF; encoded by the coding sequence ATGTCAAAGTCGTTGAGGCCGAAACGGGGTTTTACTTTGATTGAACTGCTGGTGGTCATCGCCATCATCGCAATTCTGATTGCCCTTTTGTTACCTGCTGTACAGCAGGCCCGTGAAGCAGCCAGAAGATCTCAGTGTAAAAATAACTTAAAGCAACTGGGGCTGGCGCTGCACAACTATCATGAAACATTTTCAGTTCTGCCTCCCGCTCATATTGGTCGTTGTACAACACCACGGCTGATGGCATCAGGGCTGACCATGCTGCTGCCTTACATCGATCAGGCTCCTCTGTACAACATGTATAACTCAAGCGGTTGTGCGACGACTCACTCCAGCATCACTTCCGGTACGACAGGAACGCTCTCGGCTGGAGATGATCCGGTAACCAACGGGAATGCCGCTGTTGTTAAAACACTGGTGACTGTATTCCTGTGTCCTTCGGATGACGGAACCTACTTTATTCCCTCTACCACAGGCAGCTACGGTATTTCGGCGACCAATACCGGAACAGGTGGTGCGAAAACCAACTATGATTTCATCACCATTACTCCTTACAATTCTTGTGAAAACTGGACACTGACTGCTCCCACCAGCCGCTGCATGTTCGGCGATAACAGCAAATGCCGCCTGGACGATGTGAAAGACGGAACCAGTAACACCCTGATGATGGGCGAAACGACCCGAACCGTTTACAACGGCGGGACAAATGCCTGGGGTTATCGCGGTCACGTGATGGTCGGTCTGAATCTGGTTTCTTACCCGATCAACCGATTCTACTATTCTTCTCTTTCGCCTCCAGAACTGCCTCAGGGCAAACTGGGAAGCTGGGCCTATGCCGGTAGTCTCCATACCGGGGGAGCACACTTCCTGCTGGCAGACGGGTCGGTTCACTTCCTGAGTGAGAACATCGATACCACCACCCGCCAGAATCTGGCACGAATGGCTGATGGTAAGATCATTGGTGAATTCTAA